From the Bdellovibrio reynosensis genome, one window contains:
- a CDS encoding NADH-quinone oxidoreductase subunit A has product MPLGGVIFIVIFIALFGAFLLWVATKTGGKPIYHPIKYEPYECGIPALDKKDTKVSVKYYLTAILFILFDIEIIFMYPWSVSFREFIAAGNGGLVFFAMVEFIAIFVFGLFWLVKARALEWD; this is encoded by the coding sequence GTGCCACTCGGTGGAGTCATATTCATCGTCATCTTCATCGCGCTTTTCGGAGCGTTCTTGCTATGGGTTGCAACCAAAACAGGCGGCAAACCTATTTATCACCCGATTAAGTACGAACCGTATGAGTGCGGTATTCCGGCGCTTGATAAGAAAGACACAAAGGTATCAGTAAAGTACTACCTTACTGCGATCCTTTTCATCTTGTTCGATATCGAGATCATCTTCATGTATCCGTGGTCAGTTTCTTTCCGCGAATTCATCGCTGCTGGTAACGGTGGTTTGGTGTTCTTTGCGATGGTTGAATTCATTGCGATCTTTGTATTCGGTTTGTTCTGGTTAGTTAAAGCAAGAGCCTTGGAGTGGGACTAG
- a CDS encoding complex I subunit 1/NuoH family protein, whose protein sequence is MGKDIFEITVNGLKLIVIFLMMVQAVPLLVWVERRGSAFIQNRLGPNRVGPLGLMQLLADAVKFLTKENFVPDTAKPLLYYAAPVFALIPGAVAFAAIPMATPILVDSFEMFGQTWGPYTFLVQGYDMGVGIVFILGVSSLAAYTLLMAGWGSGNKYSLMGALRASAQTISYELALGLSIVGVIMLYGTFNLTEMTLAQQGPLQFVFMGHTVTGPDWLPNWGIFYQPLAALLFFTTTFAESNRLPFDLAEGESELVAGFHTEYGGFKFNMFFIGEYGHMMIASGLMALFFFGGFSIPGVTVAEVQQWASSVAPTAGKASALTALLHFLSFFVKFAFFLWVFIWVRWTLPRFRYDQLMDFGWKNLLPWALANTIITALIIFIAAS, encoded by the coding sequence ATGGGTAAAGATATTTTCGAAATTACCGTCAATGGTTTAAAACTTATCGTCATCTTCTTGATGATGGTTCAAGCAGTTCCATTGCTTGTATGGGTAGAGCGTCGTGGTTCTGCCTTCATCCAAAACCGCCTTGGTCCAAATCGTGTTGGTCCTTTGGGTTTAATGCAGCTTCTTGCTGATGCCGTGAAGTTCTTAACAAAAGAAAACTTCGTTCCAGATACAGCAAAACCACTTCTGTACTATGCAGCTCCAGTGTTTGCGTTGATTCCGGGCGCGGTGGCATTTGCCGCGATTCCAATGGCGACACCAATTTTGGTGGATTCATTTGAAATGTTTGGCCAAACATGGGGTCCTTACACTTTCTTAGTGCAAGGTTACGACATGGGCGTTGGCATCGTATTCATCCTAGGTGTTTCGTCGCTTGCGGCGTACACACTTTTGATGGCGGGTTGGGGATCAGGCAATAAGTACTCTTTGATGGGTGCTTTGCGTGCTTCTGCTCAAACAATTTCTTACGAACTTGCTTTGGGTCTTTCAATCGTTGGCGTGATCATGCTTTATGGAACTTTCAATCTGACTGAAATGACTTTGGCTCAACAAGGTCCATTGCAGTTCGTGTTCATGGGTCACACAGTGACGGGACCAGACTGGTTGCCAAACTGGGGTATCTTCTATCAACCTCTGGCAGCTCTTTTGTTCTTCACAACAACTTTTGCTGAATCAAACCGTTTGCCATTCGACTTGGCAGAGGGTGAATCAGAACTAGTTGCGGGTTTCCACACCGAGTACGGCGGTTTCAAATTCAACATGTTCTTCATCGGTGAGTACGGTCACATGATGATCGCTTCTGGTTTGATGGCTTTATTTTTCTTTGGTGGATTCAGCATTCCAGGTGTGACAGTTGCGGAAGTTCAGCAATGGGCTTCATCTGTAGCGCCAACAGCAGGTAAAGCAAGTGCGCTAACAGCACTTCTTCACTTCTTATCATTCTTCGTGAAATTTGCTTTCTTCCTTTGGGTTTTCATCTGGGTTCGTTGGACGCTTCCACGCTTCCGTTATGACCAGTTGATGGACTTCGGCTGGAAAAACCTACTTCCGTGGGCTTTGGCAAATACGATTATCACAGCTTTGATCATCTTCATCGCTGCGAGCTAG
- a CDS encoding NADH-quinone oxidoreductase subunit J, with protein sequence MSADAFLFWFLAIVTLVSGLSVVLLSNPIYSALSLAMTMVGISALFVTLNAYFIAGVQLIVYAGAVMVLFVMVIMLFDLKTDLQAFTRGKFTGAVKIASVGLLAGLVVGAIAMSVGLLTEKTTDNIVTTGAGMESTKALGMALFNKYIFGFEALGILLLVIAVGAVALARSKGGTHEH encoded by the coding sequence GTGTCAGCAGATGCTTTCTTATTTTGGTTCTTGGCGATTGTCACATTGGTTAGCGGTCTTAGTGTGGTTCTTTTATCGAACCCGATTTATTCAGCTTTATCACTTGCGATGACAATGGTTGGTATTTCAGCTTTGTTCGTAACCTTAAATGCTTACTTTATCGCCGGTGTTCAGCTAATCGTTTACGCCGGAGCCGTGATGGTTCTATTCGTAATGGTGATCATGCTTTTCGACTTAAAAACAGATCTTCAAGCTTTCACCCGCGGCAAATTCACTGGAGCAGTTAAGATTGCTTCTGTTGGATTGTTAGCTGGTTTGGTTGTGGGTGCGATTGCGATGTCTGTAGGTCTTCTAACTGAAAAAACCACAGACAATATCGTAACTACAGGCGCAGGCATGGAGTCTACAAAGGCTCTAGGTATGGCGTTGTTCAATAAATATATCTTTGGATTTGAAGCTTTAGGGATCTTGTTACTGGTTATCGCAGTAGGTGCCGTGGCTTTGGCGCGCAGTAAAGGTGGAACACATGAACACTGA
- the nuoK gene encoding NADH-quinone oxidoreductase subunit NuoK — protein sequence MNTDFINNIGLTHYLVLAALLFVMGMAGVLLRRNVIVLLMSVELMLNSVNLTFVAFSKYLGLIDGHIMVFFVMTIAAAEAAVGLALAVSIFKRFNEVNIRFFEHLKG from the coding sequence ATGAACACTGATTTTATTAACAACATCGGCCTGACACACTATCTGGTTCTTGCCGCCTTATTGTTCGTAATGGGTATGGCTGGGGTTCTTCTTCGCCGTAACGTGATCGTTCTTTTGATGTCGGTTGAATTGATGTTGAACTCTGTAAACTTAACGTTTGTAGCCTTCAGTAAATACTTGGGTCTGATTGATGGGCACATCATGGTGTTCTTCGTAATGACTATCGCCGCTGCAGAGGCGGCGGTGGGCTTGGCCCTAGCCGTATCAATCTTTAAACGTTTTAACGAAG